One Chryseobacterium indoltheticum DNA segment encodes these proteins:
- a CDS encoding energy transducer TonB translates to MKNLTLIIIIILTGFVFGQNIPVPPAMPSIPKKIENIHVTTVCPDYPDHEAYFPNGTETFIKKLENAVLLDSVKTKNGENTLKAILNFIVERDGSIAEIEVIGSDMNFNTVVKKSMKQINGKWIPAKHNGNFVRSKLKIPITINLK, encoded by the coding sequence ATGAAAAATCTTACTTTAATTATCATTATAATCTTAACCGGGTTTGTTTTCGGGCAAAATATTCCAGTACCTCCCGCAATGCCATCAATACCGAAAAAAATAGAGAATATTCATGTAACTACAGTATGTCCTGATTATCCTGATCACGAAGCCTATTTTCCTAATGGCACAGAAACTTTTATTAAAAAGCTAGAAAATGCAGTATTATTAGACTCTGTAAAAACTAAGAATGGAGAAAACACTCTTAAAGCGATTCTTAATTTTATTGTCGAACGAGATGGGAGCATCGCAGAGATTGAAGTTATCGGTTCTGATATGAATTTTAATACAGTTGTAAAAAAATCTATGAAACAGATCAATGGCAAATGGATTCCAGCAAAACATAATGGAAATTTTGTAAGAAGTAAACTTAAAATTCCTATTACTATAAATTTAAAATAA
- a CDS encoding energy transducer TonB has translation MKKLLVFAVLIISVKTFSQETISSNQEIATVNNNIYDKADKVAVYPGGTDAFRKNFYQTFDSGKINGRGKIRSEATFVIDQEGYITDIQIKGDNKSMNKEMERAIKAMSKTKWSPATLNGQNVKYRFRFPIATNL, from the coding sequence ATGAAAAAATTACTCGTTTTTGCTGTACTTATCATTTCCGTAAAAACATTCTCTCAAGAAACCATTTCTTCTAATCAAGAAATCGCAACTGTAAATAATAATATTTACGATAAAGCTGACAAAGTAGCTGTATATCCTGGCGGAACAGATGCTTTCAGAAAAAACTTTTACCAAACCTTTGATAGTGGTAAAATCAATGGTCGAGGTAAGATAAGATCTGAAGCCACGTTTGTAATTGATCAAGAAGGATATATTACAGACATTCAGATTAAAGGAGATAATAAATCTATGAATAAAGAAATGGAACGCGCTATAAAAGCAATGTCTAAAACCAAATGGTCTCCAGCAACTTTAAATGGTCAGAATGTAAAATACAGATTTAGATTTCCTATAGCCACTAACCTTTAA
- a CDS encoding thioredoxin family protein, whose amino-acid sequence MSDFKEAKGFIVVFTCNHCPYAKKYEDRIVALDKKYKDAGYPVIAINPNDANVQPEDGFQQMITRAKEKGFTFPYLVDEGQKVYPQYGATKTPHVFILQKEGSKNIVKYIGAIDNNYDDPNDVSEHYVQDAMDALLSGKPVANAKTVAIGCTIKVKK is encoded by the coding sequence TTGAGCGATTTTAAAGAAGCAAAAGGTTTCATTGTAGTTTTTACCTGTAATCACTGTCCATATGCAAAAAAATATGAAGACAGGATTGTAGCACTTGATAAAAAATACAAAGACGCAGGTTATCCGGTGATTGCGATTAACCCAAATGACGCGAATGTGCAGCCGGAAGACGGTTTTCAACAAATGATTACCAGAGCTAAAGAAAAAGGCTTTACATTCCCTTATTTGGTAGATGAAGGCCAAAAAGTTTATCCTCAATATGGAGCAACAAAAACACCGCATGTATTTATTCTTCAGAAAGAAGGCTCAAAAAATATCGTAAAATACATTGGAGCCATCGACAATAATTATGATGATCCTAATGATGTTTCAGAGCATTATGTACAAGACGCAATGGATGCTTTATTGAGCGGTAAACCAGTTGCAAACGCCAAAACAGTAGCCATAGGTTGTACAATAAAAGTGAAAAAATAA
- a CDS encoding energy transducer TonB: protein MKKYIAFLLILFGIISIDAQKDSIQYPDIKAGSDYRKKTSVDKVPEFPGGHSAFMRQIINNFKTSALSKQNIAKARAIAVFDIDTDGNMINLKIESYDHEMVKKEFLSALNKIKTKWVPGEQNGEKVKMRMRQPLQFNLD from the coding sequence ATGAAAAAATATATTGCATTTTTACTGATCTTATTTGGTATAATTTCTATTGATGCTCAAAAAGATTCGATACAATATCCAGATATAAAAGCAGGATCAGATTATAGAAAAAAAACATCTGTGGATAAAGTCCCTGAATTTCCGGGAGGACATTCTGCATTTATGAGGCAGATTATCAATAATTTCAAAACCTCAGCCTTATCGAAGCAGAACATTGCAAAAGCAAGAGCTATCGCTGTTTTTGACATCGATACCGACGGAAATATGATTAATCTCAAGATAGAATCTTACGATCACGAAATGGTAAAAAAAGAGTTTCTAAGTGCGCTCAACAAAATAAAAACAAAGTGGGTTCCCGGTGAACAAAATGGTGAGAAAGTAAAAATGCGTATGCGACAACCTCTTCAGTTTAATTTGGACTAA
- a CDS encoding TlpA family protein disulfide reductase: MKKILSFSALIFSLSFYFSQEQIIINDVPMIKYEVLEKKIQDEKDVLLVLNFWSTTCAPCVKELPDFMEVNNKYKSNPKFKMLLVSLDRPKDKERVIQFIKNKKLTAEVILLDDIKRMNTWIPQFEKNWDGNIPVTIFYKNSEKVHFNDGEMTKAELENIITKNL; this comes from the coding sequence ATGAAGAAAATTTTGAGTTTCAGTGCATTGATTTTCAGTCTGTCTTTTTATTTTTCACAGGAACAAATCATTATAAATGATGTTCCAATGATTAAATATGAAGTACTCGAAAAGAAAATTCAAGATGAGAAAGATGTCTTGCTGGTTCTGAATTTCTGGTCTACAACCTGCGCTCCTTGTGTGAAAGAACTTCCGGATTTTATGGAGGTAAATAATAAATATAAGAGTAATCCTAAATTTAAAATGCTTTTGGTGTCTTTAGATCGCCCGAAAGATAAAGAGCGTGTTATTCAGTTTATTAAAAATAAAAAATTAACCGCAGAAGTGATTCTTCTTGATGATATTAAAAGAATGAATACCTGGATTCCTCAATTTGAAAAAAACTGGGACGGAAATATTCCTGTCACCATTTTCTATAAAAACTCTGAAAAAGTGCACTTCAATGACGGCGAAATGACAAAGGCCGAACTGGAGAACATAATCACAAAAAATCTATAA
- a CDS encoding RNA methyltransferase, which translates to MVNKLKLEELNRIDVETFKKVEKIPLVVVLDNIRSMHNVGATFRTADAFLVQKIILCGITPQPPHREIHKAALGATESVDWSYEADINVTINDLKSQGFEVVGIEQTTNSQMITDFKIDNTKKYAVILGNEVEGISDESLQNIDSFIEIPQLGTKHSLNVSVCGGIVMWEFAKALK; encoded by the coding sequence TTGGTAAATAAATTAAAACTGGAAGAACTCAACAGAATAGATGTAGAAACTTTTAAAAAAGTTGAGAAAATTCCTTTGGTGGTCGTTTTAGATAATATAAGAAGCATGCACAATGTGGGTGCAACTTTTAGAACGGCGGATGCTTTTTTAGTTCAGAAAATTATTCTGTGTGGAATTACACCACAACCGCCACACCGCGAAATTCATAAAGCGGCTTTAGGCGCAACAGAAAGTGTGGATTGGTCATATGAAGCAGACATTAATGTAACAATTAATGATTTAAAAAGCCAGGGTTTTGAAGTGGTAGGCATCGAGCAGACCACAAACAGCCAAATGATTACTGATTTCAAAATCGACAATACTAAAAAGTATGCGGTTATTCTGGGTAATGAAGTAGAAGGAATCAGCGATGAATCTTTACAGAATATTGATTCTTTTATAGAAATTCCGCAACTCGGTACAAAGCATTCTTTAAACGTAAGTGTATGTGGCGGAATCGTAATGTGGGAGTTTGCAAAAGCCCTAAAATAA
- a CDS encoding YARHG domain-containing protein yields the protein MKILKFTLITLSTINLISCKKDTTVTETPKDSLITKKDSVVIPEVHKEYYGIYTGEFAGKGELYDNETREYYEGTDYKRLSLKINRITQDSVYGQSIVNGTQRPFRGVFNEGTQSFILDEPGNDKTDGRFEIKLKNDSITGKWTAFNKSAVKAPLKNLRLIKKEFVYNPNFMLDENSDLIDWENPKDFKEKYTDEETGKTETYTAAKNRIASDAVFKINASKQKLTEKDLKNLRKLDMEIIKNAVFARHGYSFKKQTYRNFFEQTDWYIPVSNNVDSELSPMEKDNVALLNRFIKYAEDKYDSFGR from the coding sequence ATGAAAATTTTAAAATTTACCTTAATCACTCTGTCTACAATCAATTTGATCAGCTGTAAAAAAGACACTACGGTTACCGAAACTCCAAAAGATTCTTTAATAACAAAAAAAGATTCTGTGGTAATTCCTGAAGTTCATAAAGAATATTACGGGATTTACACCGGAGAATTTGCAGGCAAAGGAGAGCTTTATGATAACGAAACCAGAGAATATTACGAAGGCACAGATTACAAAAGACTTTCATTAAAAATCAATCGAATAACTCAGGATTCTGTGTACGGGCAAAGCATTGTGAATGGAACTCAGCGTCCGTTTCGCGGGGTTTTCAATGAAGGTACTCAATCTTTTATTCTGGATGAGCCCGGAAATGATAAAACCGACGGAAGATTTGAAATTAAGCTTAAAAACGACAGCATCACCGGAAAATGGACTGCCTTTAATAAATCTGCGGTAAAAGCTCCTTTAAAAAACCTGAGACTTATTAAAAAAGAGTTTGTTTACAATCCGAATTTTATGCTGGATGAAAATTCTGATCTGATCGATTGGGAAAACCCGAAAGATTTTAAAGAAAAATATACCGACGAGGAAACCGGAAAAACAGAAACTTATACTGCTGCAAAAAACAGAATTGCTTCTGATGCCGTTTTCAAAATCAATGCTTCAAAACAAAAACTGACAGAAAAAGATCTTAAAAATTTAAGAAAACTTGATATGGAAATCATTAAAAATGCAGTTTTCGCAAGACATGGTTATTCATTCAAAAAACAGACGTACAGAAACTTTTTTGAGCAGACAGATTGGTATATCCCTGTTTCAAATAATGTTGACAGCGAACTTTCCCCTATGGAAAAAGACAATGTGGCTTTGCTGAACCGCTTCATCAAATATGCGGAAGATAAATATGATTCTTTTGGAAGATAA
- a CDS encoding ribosomal maturation YjgA family protein, translated as MNFKFNLKYFLLTILIFLVEVLIATVLKDNFFIRAYLGDVIVVMLLYTFVKSFVIINETKLIIGIFAFSCTVEFAQFFHIADKLGFQPGSLMYIVIGNSFSWIDILCYAVGCLILYIFTKFRSKNEDN; from the coding sequence ATGAACTTTAAATTTAACCTTAAATATTTTCTTTTAACCATTCTTATTTTCCTTGTTGAGGTATTAATTGCAACGGTTTTAAAAGATAATTTCTTTATCCGAGCTTATCTGGGAGACGTGATTGTGGTGATGCTGCTTTATACTTTTGTGAAAAGTTTTGTCATCATCAACGAAACAAAATTAATCATCGGGATTTTTGCTTTTTCATGCACGGTGGAGTTTGCACAGTTTTTCCATATTGCAGACAAATTAGGCTTCCAACCGGGAAGCCTGATGTATATCGTTATCGGAAATTCTTTCTCGTGGATTGATATTCTGTGTTACGCAGTTGGGTGCTTAATTTTATATATTTTCACAAAATTCAGATCAAAAAATGAAGACAATTAG
- a CDS encoding bestrophin family protein, which produces MRVYNTKHFLKILVSLHKSDTLKILFPTMILMAVYSYGIQYLEIEYLHLTSKSKVSNVGMIHSLLGFVLSLLLVFRTNTAYDRWWEGRKLWGKLVNDTRNFAVKINTLLSDDRDTANQIARYLKYFPHFLAKHLSEESTRLALDEDYSEIEKSLKHHGPTDLVILLTHKLHQLKKEGKISDVEMLYLDTQISGFLDVCGGCERIKNTPIPYSYSSFIKKFIILYVLALPIAYVINLGLFMIPLTVFVYYVLMSLELIAEEIEDPFNNDENDIPMEAIAQNIERNVHQIMSAKK; this is translated from the coding sequence ATGAGAGTTTACAATACCAAACATTTCCTGAAAATACTGGTCAGCTTACACAAAAGCGACACCCTGAAAATCCTTTTCCCAACAATGATTTTGATGGCTGTTTATTCTTACGGAATCCAGTATCTGGAAATTGAATATTTGCATTTGACCTCAAAATCTAAAGTCAGCAACGTAGGCATGATTCATTCTTTATTGGGGTTTGTTTTGTCTTTACTGTTGGTTTTCAGAACCAACACCGCTTATGACAGATGGTGGGAAGGCAGAAAACTTTGGGGGAAACTGGTGAATGACACCAGAAATTTTGCTGTAAAAATCAATACTCTTCTTTCAGATGACAGAGATACTGCAAATCAGATTGCGCGTTATTTAAAATATTTTCCGCATTTTCTGGCTAAACATCTTTCTGAGGAATCTACAAGATTGGCTCTGGATGAGGACTATTCGGAAATTGAAAAATCTTTAAAACATCACGGCCCTACAGATTTGGTGATCCTTTTGACTCACAAATTGCATCAATTAAAAAAAGAAGGAAAAATCTCTGATGTAGAAATGCTTTATTTAGATACGCAAATCTCAGGTTTTCTTGATGTTTGCGGAGGTTGTGAAAGAATTAAAAATACACCGATTCCCTATTCATATTCTTCATTTATAAAGAAGTTCATCATTTTATATGTATTGGCGTTGCCAATTGCTTATGTCATCAATCTCGGTTTATTCATGATTCCGCTGACGGTTTTTGTATATTACGTTTTGATGAGTCTGGAATTGATTGCTGAAGAAATTGAAGATCCTTTTAATAATGATGAGAATGATATTCCGATGGAAGCCATCGCACAAAATATCGAAAGGAACGTGCATCAGATTATGAGTGCGAAAAAATAA
- a CDS encoding energy transducer TonB yields the protein MKKLIIISVLLFGYFIQAQEVAGTTDLEELDVRKNNTEIYNAVEKPAYFPKGSLFFRQKFARNFKEKNVISNGIEKCELTFVIERDGTLTDIKVSGTNQSFNNEAIRAVSKIKTKWIPAELDGHKVRYRFRVPLTINFK from the coding sequence ATGAAAAAATTAATTATAATTTCCGTATTACTATTTGGCTATTTCATACAAGCTCAGGAAGTTGCAGGAACAACTGATTTAGAAGAATTGGATGTTCGTAAAAATAACACCGAAATTTATAATGCTGTGGAAAAACCAGCTTACTTTCCCAAGGGCTCACTTTTTTTCAGGCAAAAGTTTGCAAGAAATTTCAAAGAAAAAAACGTCATCAGTAATGGAATAGAAAAATGTGAACTTACTTTTGTCATCGAAAGAGATGGCACCCTTACAGACATTAAAGTATCCGGAACTAATCAAAGCTTCAATAACGAAGCTATTCGGGCGGTTTCTAAAATTAAAACCAAATGGATTCCTGCGGAACTTGATGGTCACAAAGTAAGGTACCGTTTCAGAGTGCCACTTACCATAAACTTTAAATAA
- the mutS gene encoding DNA mismatch repair protein MutS codes for MAKATKKETPLMTQYNTIKARYPDALLLFRVGDFYETFGQDAIRTSQILGIVLTKRANGDGHIELAGFPHHSVDSYLPKLVRAGIRVAICDQLEDPKTVKGIVKRGVTELVTPGVTFNDQVLSSKKNNFLLSLHKEKEKYGIALVDVSTGEFLVSEGNLDKILHIINTFDPSEIIYQRSVQIPDQLKNRNIFKLEDWAYQYNFAYEKLTNQFKTNSLKGFGVEGLPLAITAAGAIFAYLVEDTHHKLLAHITKIQIIPQEDYLMMDHFTLRNLEIVYPSNPKGKSLLDIIDKTATPMGGRLLRRRIILPLKSVEEIGRRLSLIDFLNENDQLKYEISQLLRAISDLDRLMGKLAAEKISPKELGYLRQSLINIQKIKGLLHPHADILAWLEPLNSLDELIQLLENHLNEELPVNLAKGNVIKQNISEELDHLRGLQNKGRGFLDEMCQREVERTGITSLKIDFNNVFGYFIEVRNAHKDKVPSEWIRKQTLVNAERYITEELKEYESQILGAEEKISVLENQLYRKVCSDTMIYIDQIQENSNIIAQLDVAVGFSELAVSESYTKPVLNDGFGIDLKEARHPIIENALPLGEKYIPNDIFLDKDSQQIIMVTGPNMAGKSAILRQTAIVCLMAQIGSFVPAKHAEIGLLDKIFTRVGASDNISAGESTFMVEMNEAANILNNISERSLILLDEIGRGTSTYDGVSIAWAIAEYLHQHPTQAKTLFATHYHELNEMTVNFERVKNFHVSIQENKGNIIFLRKLISGGSEHSFGIHVAKLAGMPAKVVNRANEILKTLEASRSQSGSSENIKRVTDENMQLSFFQLDDPVLENIREELTKIDINTLTPIEALMKLNSIKKMIGK; via the coding sequence ATGGCAAAGGCGACGAAGAAAGAGACCCCGTTAATGACTCAGTACAATACCATCAAGGCGAGATATCCTGATGCGCTTTTGCTTTTCAGAGTGGGAGATTTCTACGAAACTTTTGGGCAGGATGCCATTAGAACATCTCAGATTTTGGGGATTGTTCTTACCAAAAGAGCCAACGGAGACGGTCATATCGAATTGGCTGGTTTTCCGCATCATTCGGTAGATTCTTATTTGCCGAAATTGGTAAGAGCCGGAATTCGTGTTGCGATTTGCGACCAGTTGGAAGATCCAAAAACCGTAAAAGGAATTGTGAAACGTGGCGTAACGGAATTGGTGACCCCGGGAGTTACGTTCAACGACCAAGTTTTAAGTTCAAAAAAGAATAATTTCCTGCTTTCGCTCCACAAGGAAAAAGAAAAATACGGAATCGCTTTGGTAGATGTTTCCACCGGAGAATTTTTGGTAAGTGAAGGGAATTTAGATAAGATTTTACACATCATCAATACGTTTGATCCGAGTGAAATTATTTATCAGAGAAGTGTACAGATTCCCGATCAGCTGAAAAACAGAAATATTTTTAAACTTGAGGATTGGGCATATCAATATAATTTTGCCTACGAAAAACTGACGAATCAGTTTAAAACCAATTCGTTAAAAGGTTTTGGGGTGGAAGGTTTACCTTTGGCAATTACTGCAGCAGGAGCTATTTTTGCTTACCTTGTTGAAGATACCCATCACAAATTATTGGCGCACATTACCAAAATTCAGATTATTCCGCAGGAAGATTATCTGATGATGGATCATTTTACGCTGAGAAATCTTGAAATCGTTTATCCAAGTAATCCGAAAGGGAAATCTCTTTTAGATATTATCGATAAAACAGCCACACCAATGGGCGGAAGATTATTGAGAAGAAGAATTATTCTTCCTTTAAAATCTGTCGAAGAAATTGGAAGACGTCTTTCTTTAATTGATTTTTTAAACGAAAATGATCAACTGAAATATGAAATTTCCCAATTGTTGCGTGCTATTTCAGATTTAGATCGACTAATGGGAAAATTGGCGGCAGAAAAAATTTCGCCTAAAGAATTAGGTTATCTGCGTCAAAGTCTGATTAATATTCAGAAAATTAAAGGATTGCTTCATCCTCATGCTGATATTTTAGCTTGGTTGGAACCATTAAATTCTTTAGATGAATTGATTCAATTGCTTGAAAATCATTTGAATGAAGAGCTTCCGGTCAATCTTGCGAAAGGAAATGTAATTAAGCAGAATATTTCTGAAGAACTCGATCATTTGAGAGGTTTACAAAATAAAGGTCGTGGTTTTCTTGACGAAATGTGTCAACGTGAAGTAGAACGCACCGGAATTACCAGTCTGAAAATTGATTTTAATAATGTTTTTGGATATTTTATTGAAGTAAGAAATGCTCATAAAGATAAAGTTCCGAGTGAATGGATTAGAAAGCAAACCCTTGTGAATGCCGAAAGATACATCACTGAAGAGCTGAAAGAATACGAAAGCCAGATCTTGGGCGCTGAAGAAAAAATCAGCGTTCTTGAAAATCAATTATACCGAAAAGTCTGTTCAGACACGATGATTTACATCGACCAAATTCAGGAAAACTCAAATATTATTGCACAGCTTGATGTCGCTGTAGGTTTCTCTGAACTAGCGGTTTCTGAAAGTTACACAAAACCTGTTTTGAACGACGGTTTTGGAATTGATTTAAAAGAAGCAAGACATCCGATTATTGAAAATGCGCTTCCTTTAGGCGAAAAATATATTCCGAATGACATCTTTTTAGATAAAGATTCTCAACAGATTATTATGGTTACGGGACCCAATATGGCGGGTAAATCTGCAATTCTCCGTCAAACGGCAATTGTTTGTTTAATGGCGCAGATTGGAAGTTTTGTGCCTGCTAAACATGCGGAAATCGGACTTTTAGATAAAATTTTTACCAGAGTAGGAGCGAGTGATAATATTTCTGCTGGAGAATCTACTTTTATGGTGGAAATGAATGAGGCTGCGAATATTCTGAATAATATTTCTGAAAGAAGTTTGATTTTATTAGACGAAATCGGTCGTGGAACGTCAACATACGATGGGGTTTCTATTGCGTGGGCGATTGCGGAATATCTTCATCAACATCCGACGCAGGCTAAAACATTGTTTGCAACTCATTATCATGAACTTAACGAAATGACGGTGAATTTTGAGCGTGTGAAAAACTTTCATGTTTCTATTCAGGAGAATAAAGGGAATATCATTTTCTTGAGAAAATTAATTTCTGGCGGAAGCGAGCATAGTTTTGGGATTCACGTGGCGAAATTAGCGGGAATGCCTGCAAAAGTGGTTAACAGAGCCAATGAAATTCTGAAAACTTTGGAAGCAAGCCGTTCGCAAAGTGGTTCGTCGGAAAATATTAAAAGAGTAACTGATGAAAACATGCAGCTTTCTTTCTTTCAGTTAGACGATCCTGTTTTGGAAAATATCAGAGAAGAATTAACGAAGATAGACATCAATACTTTAACGCCCATTGAGGCTTTAATGAAGCTGAATTCGATTAAAAAAATGATTGGGAAATAA
- a CDS encoding DUF2306 domain-containing protein, which yields MFLAKRNLVSFAKTLLIAGFGYFFWLMLKITLEYVPLDPNVSFLMIKQTEVHDRPEYLWFFYTHVYTSIFVLLAGFLAILRKDFQLKNFHINAGKIYIFLILLFAAPSGIYMGIFANGGFLSKISFVILGSLWWFSTFKAYQLARQKKFKEHKQWMWRSFALTISALTLRIWKVIIVYLFHPNPMDVYQIIAWLGWVPNILLIEYLITKKHI from the coding sequence ATGTTCCTAGCCAAAAGAAATTTAGTATCCTTCGCAAAAACCCTTCTTATCGCAGGATTCGGATATTTCTTTTGGCTCATGCTGAAAATCACATTAGAATACGTTCCTTTAGACCCCAATGTGAGTTTTCTGATGATTAAACAGACTGAAGTGCACGACAGACCAGAATATCTTTGGTTTTTCTACACTCACGTTTACACAAGCATTTTTGTTTTATTAGCCGGATTTTTAGCTATTTTAAGAAAAGATTTCCAACTGAAAAACTTTCACATAAATGCCGGGAAAATTTATATTTTTCTAATTCTTCTTTTTGCTGCACCTTCCGGAATTTACATGGGGATTTTCGCCAACGGAGGTTTTCTCTCGAAAATTTCGTTTGTAATTTTAGGTAGTCTTTGGTGGTTTTCCACATTTAAAGCTTATCAACTAGCAAGACAGAAAAAATTCAAAGAACATAAGCAATGGATGTGGCGAAGTTTTGCGCTTACAATTTCTGCGCTCACTTTGAGAATTTGGAAAGTAATTATTGTATATTTATTCCACCCAAATCCAATGGATGTTTACCAAATAATTGCATGGCTGGGCTGGGTTCCAAACATTTTATTAATAGAATATTTAATCACAAAAAAGCACATTTAA
- a CDS encoding cupin-like domain-containing protein, giving the protein MILENVDVVNDITKEDFQQNYFKKQKPLLIKNYASRWEAFDKWNFDFIKEKAGEQEVPLYDNKPADAKKSSDAPVTKMKMKDYIDTIKSKPSDLRIFFYIITDRLPELLKNFTYPDLGIKFFKRLPTLFFGGSDAHVLMHYDVDLGDFMHFHFEGKKRILLFDQKQSKFLYKVPLSVHTVYDIDYENPDYEKFPALKYAKGIEIFMEHGDALFIPGAFWHFNRYLEPGFSMSLRALPNKPKVFANMMYHVFIMRYTDKLMRKLFKANWVNFKQKWAYEKATEALEKHLSKNKI; this is encoded by the coding sequence ATGATTCTCGAAAACGTAGATGTTGTAAACGATATAACGAAAGAAGATTTTCAGCAAAACTATTTTAAAAAACAGAAACCGCTCCTTATAAAAAATTATGCGAGCCGGTGGGAAGCTTTCGACAAATGGAATTTTGATTTTATTAAAGAAAAAGCTGGTGAACAGGAAGTTCCGTTGTATGATAACAAGCCTGCAGACGCCAAAAAAAGTTCTGATGCTCCCGTAACCAAGATGAAAATGAAAGATTATATTGATACGATAAAATCTAAACCATCCGATCTCCGTATTTTCTTTTACATTATCACCGACCGTCTTCCTGAACTGCTCAAAAATTTCACTTATCCCGATTTGGGAATTAAATTTTTCAAAAGACTTCCTACATTATTTTTTGGCGGAAGTGATGCGCATGTTTTAATGCATTATGACGTTGACTTGGGAGATTTTATGCACTTTCATTTTGAAGGCAAGAAGAGAATTCTTTTATTTGACCAGAAACAGTCGAAGTTTTTATATAAAGTTCCGCTTTCAGTTCACACGGTTTATGATATTGATTATGAAAATCCGGATTACGAGAAATTTCCTGCTTTGAAATATGCAAAAGGGATTGAAATTTTCATGGAACACGGTGATGCACTTTTTATTCCCGGAGCTTTTTGGCATTTCAATAGATATTTGGAACCCGGTTTTTCAATGTCGTTAAGAGCTTTACCTAATAAACCGAAAGTTTTTGCCAATATGATGTATCATGTTTTCATTATGAGATATACGGATAAACTAATGCGAAAACTGTTTAAGGCGAATTGGGTGAATTTCAAGCAAAAATGGGCGTATGAGAAAGCAACGGAAGCTTTGGAGAAACATTTGAGTAAGAATAAGATTTAG
- a CDS encoding energy transducer TonB, which translates to MKKAIFLLGIFFNSFLFAQKTDAKNPVQQTVSDVSSLPDFNVIKTKLDLKQVVTKADTLPEFPGGMNAFKRKYFENIETLDLKNNEKIDIRLYFIVEKNGYVRNVTAVSKNKKHAEEAEQGVRRIFARWKPAKINGEAVRYLFYFPLTSKKYN; encoded by the coding sequence ATGAAAAAAGCTATTTTTCTGCTTGGTATATTTTTTAATTCTTTTCTTTTTGCACAGAAAACCGATGCAAAGAATCCTGTTCAGCAAACCGTTTCCGATGTTTCTAGTCTGCCTGATTTCAATGTTATCAAAACTAAATTAGATCTAAAACAGGTCGTCACAAAAGCAGATACTCTTCCGGAATTTCCGGGCGGAATGAATGCTTTTAAAAGAAAATATTTCGAAAATATTGAAACTTTAGATCTTAAAAATAATGAGAAGATTGATATAAGACTTTATTTTATTGTTGAAAAAAACGGATATGTAAGAAATGTCACCGCCGTTTCAAAAAACAAAAAACACGCAGAAGAAGCAGAACAAGGAGTACGAAGAATCTTTGCCCGCTGGAAACCTGCAAAAATCAATGGTGAAGCCGTACGATACTTATTTTATTTTCCTTTGACGAGTAAAAAATATAATTAA